A single window of Anopheles moucheti chromosome 2, idAnoMoucSN_F20_07, whole genome shotgun sequence DNA harbors:
- the LOC128309990 gene encoding KH domain-containing protein akap-1, with translation MIAGRPLLFLSLPGLALIVGLVWYRRKFKPDAGDRGGEKSKKCESAIMPPRGVSAAELEPDMRQSSSLPIQQSANSGNGVENWENCSGSGHSSAGSSRSAPIDIVPNKSPSKGDDTNDLLGRTHLLEHENEEFSFSPSIDLPGSVVSRYPTNLRKFNQMMEPTKEPIVIRPTKVASLQSGHFRVSDENGNQSSPDASPPQKHTPQQQTQNNESDRVNGNSVTVCDDKTDGDDTFDRKTEPFDERNEQTGSPPLSICSVRSEDSGKGSSPPHSVGPSASMYEFLVPAFLVAGMLGKDGTFVKHIKKKTGANVIIKRNPDGHHSKICTLDGTQQEIQNALAVIREKFPLKRFPTLTLQRIEISRVETVIPISLMNDTCSSLPLVEGINNDVAISCIINVGHLFVHQPLHPTHLTLNSMQHSLNQSYTLNEAPALPEIIPNAVCVAFVADNWYRAQVVQHIPESNLVLVKYLDYGGLSMLPPQNLRQIRTDFISVPFQSIECVLSNIEPIDESWSVEATELFRRLTNSAIMQAQVAGYTEEGIPEIYLFSSIAKDNVIFINQEMVARGYARWID, from the exons ATGATTGCCGGTCGCCCACTGCTGTTCCTATCGCTGCCGGGTTTAGCGCTAATTGTGGGACTGGTTTGGTACCGCCGCAAATTCAAGCCGGACGCAGGTGATCGTGGTGGagaaaagagcaaaaaatgtgaaagtgCGATCATGCCGCCGCGCGGTGTGTCCGCTGCCGAGCTCGAGCCGGACATGCGACAGAGTTCCTCGCTACCAATACAGCAGTCGGCCAACAGTGGCAACGGGGTGGAAAACTGGGAAAATTGTTCGGGTTCGGGTCATTCGTCGGCCGGGTCGTCACGTTCAGCACCGATAGACATCGTGCCGAACAAGAGTCCCTCCAAGGGTGACGATACAAACGACCTGTTGGGCCGTACGCATCTGCTCGAGCATGAGAATGAGGAGTTTAGCTTCAGCCCATCGATTGACTTACCTGGTTCAGTTGTTTCACGCTATCCAACAAATCTAAGAAAATTCAACCAAATGATGGAACCGACGAAGGAACCGATAGTGATACGCCCGACCAAGGTGGCTTCACTGCAAAGCGGACACTTTCGAGTGTCTGATGAAAATGGTAACCAATCCAGTCCAGACGCTTCCCCACCACAGAAGCATACGCCacagcagcaaacacaaaacaatgaaaGTGACCGGGTTAACGGTAATAGTGTGACGGTGTGTGACGATAAGACCGATGGTGATGATACGTTCGACCGAAAAACGGAACCGTTTGATGAACGCAATGAACAAACTGGTAGTCCTCCGCTTAGCATTTGTAGCGTGCGTTCCGAGGACTCGGGTAAGGGTTCCAGCCCGCCGCATTCGGTCGGACCGTCCGCGTCGATGTACGAATTCTTGGTGCCCGCTTTTCTCGTCGCCGGTATGCTTGGCAAGGATGGTACTTTTGtgaaacacattaaaaaaaagaccGGTGCCAATGTAATCATCAAACGTAATCCGGACGGACACCATAGCAAAATCTGCACATTGGACGGTACGCAGCAGGAAATTCAGAACGCGCTGGCTGTAATCCGGGAGAAGTTCCCGCTGAAACGGTTTCCAACTCTTACACTGCAGCGCATTGAAATTAGTCGCGTTGAAACGGTTATACCAATATCATTGATGAATGACACGTGTTCAAGC CTGCCGTTGGTCGAGGGTATCAACAATGACGTCGCCATTAGCTGTATCATAAACGTGGGCCATCTGTTCGTACATCAACCGCTCCATCCAACCCACCTGACGCTTAACAGTATGCAGCACTCTCTTAATCAAAGCTATACGCTCAACGAGGCTCCCGCACTGCCAGAGATCATTCCGAACGCGGTCTGTGTCGCGTTCGTCGCCGACAACTGGTACCGGGCGCAGGTCGTACAACACATCCCGGAAAGCAATTTGGTGTTAGTGAAATACTTGGACTACGGTGGTTTGTCGATGTTGCCCCCACAAAACCTGCGTCAGATCCGAACAGATTTCATCTCCGTACCGTTTCAATCGATAGAATGTGTGCTGTCGAACATTGAGCCGATTG ATGAGAGCTGGTCCGTGGAAGCTACCGAACTGTTCCGTAGGTTAACAAACAGTGCTATTATGCAGGCACAAGTAGCCGGTTATACTGAGGAGGGTATTCCCGaaatttatctattttcttCTATAGCAAAAGAT AATGtaattttcattaatcaagaaatGGTTGCTCGCGGCTACGCCAGATGGATTGACTGA
- the LOC128297026 gene encoding LSM12 homolog A, with translation MAGLVQDCFSIGSTVECTTCYNANIEGEVLAFDQQTKMLILKCPSASKSAKLNDVYIVNLAMCSDVQVKKEVCIVPEQPLSLNLERLSTRTRNQVEQKRLQLTALSAGVSPEGQNLYMAIARTIKQVTWSGPNIVVCKDVTITPPYKVDNVNSSDQRQLSYVKKIVEKHENDQANINQSTSAADIAAN, from the exons ATGGCTGGCCTGGTCCAGGACTGTTTCTCTATCGGTAGCACGGTAGAGTGCACGACCTGCTACAATGCTAACATCGAGGGCGAGGTGTTGGCGTTTGATCAGCAAACGAAAATGCTCATACTAA AATGCCCTTCGGCAAGTAAATCCGCAAAACTGAACGACGTTTACATCGTCAATCTGGCAATGTGCAGTGATGTTCAGGTTAAAAAGGAAGTCTGCATAGTTCCGGAGCAACCGCTGTCGTTAAATCTGGAGCGC TTGAGCACCCGCACCAGGAATCAGGTGGAACAGAAACGACTCCAACTCACGGCGCTTTCTGCCGGCGTCAGTCCCGAAGGTCAGAACCTTTACATGGCTATCGCACGCACTATCAAACAG GTCACCTGGTCCGGTCCAAATATTGTAGTCTGCAAAGACGTAACGATAACACCTCCATACAAAGTAGACAACGTGAACAGTTCGGACCAGCGGCAGCTGAGTTACGTGAAGAAGATC GTggaaaaacacgaaaatgaTCAAGCCAACATAAATCAAAGCACATCGGCGGCAGACATTGCGGCGAATTGA
- the LOC128298463 gene encoding uncharacterized protein LOC128298463, translating into MRISYTLWTAGVLCALLSFSSARKLENIASNIIPGSNGLGQQKQNAVDTYEDVSGSENQQDVGSEALPESTETNEIEDEVASPEVVNEVLEESNVVPQETVSEATVVNMDDSSLINRYCRCTAYECNCCRDIDVPLFPVKGPGCAVIQYLDGDRMSVGVKFADRMIVNRVISARRATPVCLPLPGGYNRFCGRVYGISRKANEGFKACLGLELRADDEVEAVLRVSCFKFGPRGLSVMDAEPLPPVDDIDVGDEDDEDEEDEAEELFGFSLDEDDEEDDDDEEDDDDDGGADSVQENETDAGDSPDYTGFSFLDRDLMGSIFGVKKFW; encoded by the exons ATGAGAATTTCTTACACCCTTTGGACGGCGGGCGTACTGTGCGCGTTGCTAAGCTTTTCTTCGGCGAGAAAGCTTGAAA ATATTGCTTCTAATATTATACCCGGTAGTAATGGTTTGGGTCAGCAGAAGCAGAACGCGGTTGACACGTACGAGGATGTATCGGGGTCGGAAAATCAACAAGATGTCGGAAGCGAAGCCCTGCCGGAGAGCACGGAAACCAATGAAATTGAAGATGAAGTTGCCAGCCCAGAAGTGGTAAATGAGGTGCTGGAAGAATCGAACGTTGTACCACAGGAAACGGTGAGCGAAGCGACCGTGGTCAATATGGATGATTCGAGTTTAATAAATCGATACTGTCGGTGCACGGCGTACGAGTGTAACTGTTGCCGGGATATTGATGTACCGCTGTTCCCAGTAAAAGGCCCTGGATGTGCCGTGATACAGTATCTCGATGGTGATCGTATGTCTGTTGGTGTGAAGTTTGCCGATCGCATGATCGTGAACCGTGTCATTTCGG CACGAAGAGCAACTCCAGTCTGTTTGCCACTGCCCGGTGGATATAATCGATTCTGTGGACGCGTTTACGGCATCTCGCGAAAGGCTAACGAGGGCTTTAAGGCTTGCCTCGGTCTGGAGCTCCGGGCGGACGATGAAGTAGAAGCGGTGCTGCGAGTGTCCTGCTTCAAGTTTGGTCCCCGTGGATTGTCCGTTATGGATGCGGAACCACTTCCGCCGGTTGATGATATCGATGTGGGCGATGAGGACGATGAAGATGAGGAAGATGAAGCGGAGGAACTGTTTGGATTTTCGCTCG ACGAAGACGACGAGgaggatgatgacgacgaggaagatgacgatgatgacggtggTGCCGATAGTGTGCAGGAGAATGAAACCGATGCGGGCGATTCCCCAGACTATACCGGGTTCAGCTTTCTCGATCGTGACTTAATGGGAAGCATATTTGGGGTGAAAAAGTTTTGGTAA
- the LOC128309734 gene encoding ubiquitin-conjugating enzyme E2 G2, which produces MAGSALRRLMAEYRQLTLNPPEGIIAGPISEENFFEWEALITGPEGTCFEGGVFTAKLVFPPDYPLSPPKMKFTCEMFHPNIFTDGRVCISILHAPGDDPLGYELSAERWSPVQSVEKILLSVVSMLAEPNDESGANVDAAIMWRENREEFNKIARRIVRKTLGLAS; this is translated from the exons ATGGCAGGTTCCGCCTTAAGGCGCCTAATGGCCGAATACAGAC AACTCACCCTAAACCCTCCGGAAGGTATCATTGCTGGTCCGATCAGTGAGGAGAATTTTTTTGAGTGGGAAGCCCTAATTAC TGGTCCGGAAGGCACCTGCTTCGAGGGTGGAGTTTTCACAGCCAAACTTGTGTTTCCACCGGACTATCCGCTCAGTCCACCGAAGATGAAATTTACGTGTGAAATGTTCCACCCCAACA ttTTTACTGACGGCCGTGTCTGTATATCGATATTACATGCACCGGGAGACGATCCGCTAG GGTATGAACTATCAGCTGAGCGCTGGAGTCCTGTACAAAGTGTGGAAAAGATCTTACTAAGTGTTGTTAGTATGTTGGCCG AACCAAATGACGAATCCGGTGCAAACGTGGATGCGGCGATAATGTGGCGCGAAAACAGGGAAGAGTTTAACAAAATTGCCCGACGCATCGTACGTAAAACGTTGGGCCTTGCATCCTAA
- the LOC128310798 gene encoding NADH dehydrogenase [ubiquinone] flavoprotein 2, mitochondrial, whose protein sequence is MLRLFANTLRLGATRPLSTSTVKLSDNLFVHRDTPEDNPSIPFEFTADNQKRAEAILNIYPEGHKRGAMIPLLDLAQRQHGWLPISAMHKVADILGLPHMRVYEVATFYTMFMRKPTGKYHIQVCTTTPCWLLGSDEVLECCKKNLGIGVGETTKDGKFTISEVECLGACVNAPMLAVNDDYYEDLSVADTEEILNSLKQGQQPRPGPRNGRFASEPVGQLTSLTEEPKGPGFGLQAGL, encoded by the exons ATGTTGCGCTTGTTCGCTAACACCCTG CGACTCGGGGCCACCCGGCCTCTGAGCACGTCAACGGTGAAACTGAGCGACAACTTGTTCGTGCATCGTGATACGCCCGAGGATAATCCGAGCATTCCGTTCGAGTTTACTGCAGATAATCAGAAG AGAGCCGAGGCCATTTTGAACATCTATCCAGAGGGACACAAACGAGGTGCCATGATTCCGCTGCTGGACCTTGCCCAACGGCAGCACGGTTGGTTGCCAATCTCGGCCATGCACAAGGTAGCCGATATCCTGGGCCTGCCCCACATGCGAGTGTACGAAGTGGCCACATTCTACACAATGTTTATGCGAAAACCGACCGGAAAGTATCACATCCAGGTGTGCACTACCACCCCGTGTTGGTTGCTGGGATCCGACGAAGTGCTAGAATGTTgcaag AAAAACCTGGGAATTGGTGTTGGCGAAACTACTAAAGATGGTAAATTTACAATCTCGGAAGTGGAGTGTCTGGGTGCTTGCGTAAATGCTCCGATGCTGGCAGTGAACGATGATTATTAC GAGGATTTAAGTGTAGCTGATACGGAAGAAATTTTGAATAGTCTCAAACAGGGACAGCAGCCTCGCCCGGGACCACGTAATGGACGATTTGCCTCCGAACCAGTGGGTCAGCTGACCTCGCTTACCGAGGAACCGAAAGGCCCTGGTTTTGGGCTGCAGGCAGGACTGTAG
- the LOC128310310 gene encoding nucleolar protein 58 isoform X2 has translation MFILYETPAGYAIFKLLDDNKFKEIDNLYLEFETPEKASKIVKLKHFEKFADTTEALSAATAAVEGKLSKSLKKALKKLVVDDVQNQLLVADAKLGNAIKEKLPLQCVANTSVQELMRCIRTQSESLLSGLPKKEMTAMSLGLAHSLSRYKLKFSPDKIDTMIVQAQSLLDDLDKELNNYMMRVREWYGWHFPELGKILTDNVAYVKVIKLVGMRDNIADTDLSDILMDELEQKVKEAAEISMGTEISEEDITNIQSLCDEIISINEYRSHLSDYLKARMMAMAPNLTVLVGETVGARLIAHSGSLVNLAKHPASTLQILGSEKALFRALKTKKDTPKYGLIYHASMVGSASIKNKGRISRSLAAKASLATRVDAFGDDVTMQLGIDHRAKLEIRLRMLEEGNSTRLSGVKAKAKLQKFHAVSEVKTFKVATDSTLPSSSSKKVKADDEAANAPSPKKKKVVQESVEEKEPTAAEEPELDDGSTKKKKKKKGKGESEQPADESMMDESVETPASGKKNKKSKTKKVAEEEDE, from the exons ATGTTTATACTTTATGAAACACCAGCAGGCTATGCCATCTTCAAG CTGCTGGATGATAACAAATTTAAGGAGATCGACAATCTGTACCTGGAGTTCGAAACTCCGGAAAAGGCGAGCAAGAT CGTTAAGTTAAAGCATTTTGAAAAGTTTGCCGACACAACGGAAGCTCTCTCGGCCGCAACTGCCGCTGTTGAGGGCAAACTATCGAAGTCGCTGAAGAAAGCGCTCAAGAAGTTGGTGGTAGATGATGTACAGAACCAGTTGCTCGTTGCCGACGCCAAGCTTGGTAATGCGATCAAAGAAAAGCTTCCGTTACAGTGCGTTGCAAATACATCGGTGCAGGAACTGATGCGTTGCATCCGCACACAGTCAGAAAGCTTGCTGTCTGGGTTGCCGAAGAAGGAGATGACGGCCATGTCACTTGGATTGGCCCATTCGCTTTCCCGATACAAGCTTAAGTTCTCACCGGACAAGATCGATACGATGATCGTGCAGGCCCAAAGTTTGTTGGACGATCTGGATAAGGAGTTGAACAACTACATGATGCGAGTGAGGGAATG GTACGGTTGGCACTTCCCAGAGTTGGGAAAGATTTTGACCGACAACGTAGCATACGTGAAGGTTATCAAACTAGTCGGCATGAGAGACAACATTGCGGACACAGATTTGTCCGACATTTTGATGGATGAGCTTGAGCAGAAGGTAAAGGAAGCGGCTGAGATATCAATGG GTACGGAAATATCGGAGGAAGACATTACTAACATACAAAGTCTCTGCGATGAGATCATCTCGATCAATGAATATCGTTCACATTTGAGCGATTATCTGAAGGCACGCATGATGGCTATGGCACCTAATTTAACCGTCCTTGTCGGAGAAACCGTAGGCGCTAGATTAATTGCACACTCCGGGTCGTTGGTAAATTTGGCAAAGCATCCTGCCTCTACGCTTCAAATTTTGG GTTCCGAAAAGGCACTGTTCCGTGCGCTGAAGACAAAGAAAGATACACCGAAGTATGGTCTTATCTATCACGCCAGTATGGTGGGTTCTGCCAGTATAAAAAATAAGGGACGTATTTCACGATCATTGGCTGCCAAAGCTTCACTGGCCACGCGTGTGGATGCATTCGGTGATGATGTAACAATGCAGCTGGGTATTGACCATAGGGCGAAGCTAGAAATCAGACTCCGCATGCTGGAAGAAGGCAACAGTACAAGACTGTCCGGCGTAAAGGCGAAGGCAAAGCTGCAGAAATTCCACGCCGTCAGCGAGGTGAAAACATTCAAAGTCGCAACCGACAGTACGCTACCGTCTTCCTCTTCTAAGAAAGTAAAAGCAGATGATGAAGCTGCAAATGCACCCTcgccgaagaagaagaaagtagTACAG GAATCCGTCGAAGAGAAAGAACCCACAGCTGCTGAAGAACCCGAACTGGACGATGGTTccaccaagaagaagaaaaagaagaagggcAAAGGCGAATCGGAACAACCGGCCGATGAAAGTATGATGGACGAAAGTGTCGAAACGCCTGCGTCCggaaagaagaataaaaaatcgaaaacaaagaaaGTCGCGGAAGAAGAGGATGAGTAA
- the LOC128310310 gene encoding nucleolar protein 58 isoform X1 — MFILYETPAGYAIFKLLDDNKFKEIDNLYLEFETPEKASKIVKLKHFEKFADTTEALSAATAAVEGKLSKSLKKALKKLVVDDVQNQLLVADAKLGNAIKEKLPLQCVANTSVQELMRCIRTQSESLLSGLPKKEMTAMSLGLAHSLSRYKLKFSPDKIDTMIVQAQSLLDDLDKELNNYMMRVREWYGWHFPELGKILTDNVAYVKVIKLVGMRDNIADTDLSDILMDELEQKVKEAAEISMGTEISEEDITNIQSLCDEIISINEYRSHLSDYLKARMMAMAPNLTVLVGETVGARLIAHSGSLVNLAKHPASTLQILGSEKALFRALKTKKDTPKYGLIYHASMVGSASIKNKGRISRSLAAKASLATRVDAFGDDVTMQLGIDHRAKLEIRLRMLEEGNSTRLSGVKAKAKLQKFHAVSEVKTFKVATDSTLPSSSSKKVKADDEAANAPSPKKKKVVQDIDMEETPEVEVGEGSATKKKKKKESVEEKEPTAAEEPELDDGSTKKKKKKKGKGESEQPADESMMDESVETPASGKKNKKSKTKKVAEEEDE; from the exons ATGTTTATACTTTATGAAACACCAGCAGGCTATGCCATCTTCAAG CTGCTGGATGATAACAAATTTAAGGAGATCGACAATCTGTACCTGGAGTTCGAAACTCCGGAAAAGGCGAGCAAGAT CGTTAAGTTAAAGCATTTTGAAAAGTTTGCCGACACAACGGAAGCTCTCTCGGCCGCAACTGCCGCTGTTGAGGGCAAACTATCGAAGTCGCTGAAGAAAGCGCTCAAGAAGTTGGTGGTAGATGATGTACAGAACCAGTTGCTCGTTGCCGACGCCAAGCTTGGTAATGCGATCAAAGAAAAGCTTCCGTTACAGTGCGTTGCAAATACATCGGTGCAGGAACTGATGCGTTGCATCCGCACACAGTCAGAAAGCTTGCTGTCTGGGTTGCCGAAGAAGGAGATGACGGCCATGTCACTTGGATTGGCCCATTCGCTTTCCCGATACAAGCTTAAGTTCTCACCGGACAAGATCGATACGATGATCGTGCAGGCCCAAAGTTTGTTGGACGATCTGGATAAGGAGTTGAACAACTACATGATGCGAGTGAGGGAATG GTACGGTTGGCACTTCCCAGAGTTGGGAAAGATTTTGACCGACAACGTAGCATACGTGAAGGTTATCAAACTAGTCGGCATGAGAGACAACATTGCGGACACAGATTTGTCCGACATTTTGATGGATGAGCTTGAGCAGAAGGTAAAGGAAGCGGCTGAGATATCAATGG GTACGGAAATATCGGAGGAAGACATTACTAACATACAAAGTCTCTGCGATGAGATCATCTCGATCAATGAATATCGTTCACATTTGAGCGATTATCTGAAGGCACGCATGATGGCTATGGCACCTAATTTAACCGTCCTTGTCGGAGAAACCGTAGGCGCTAGATTAATTGCACACTCCGGGTCGTTGGTAAATTTGGCAAAGCATCCTGCCTCTACGCTTCAAATTTTGG GTTCCGAAAAGGCACTGTTCCGTGCGCTGAAGACAAAGAAAGATACACCGAAGTATGGTCTTATCTATCACGCCAGTATGGTGGGTTCTGCCAGTATAAAAAATAAGGGACGTATTTCACGATCATTGGCTGCCAAAGCTTCACTGGCCACGCGTGTGGATGCATTCGGTGATGATGTAACAATGCAGCTGGGTATTGACCATAGGGCGAAGCTAGAAATCAGACTCCGCATGCTGGAAGAAGGCAACAGTACAAGACTGTCCGGCGTAAAGGCGAAGGCAAAGCTGCAGAAATTCCACGCCGTCAGCGAGGTGAAAACATTCAAAGTCGCAACCGACAGTACGCTACCGTCTTCCTCTTCTAAGAAAGTAAAAGCAGATGATGAAGCTGCAAATGCACCCTcgccgaagaagaagaaagtagTACAG GATATTGATATGGAGGAAACTCCAGAGGTCGAAGTGGGTGAAGGATCCgctacaaaaaagaaaaagaagaag GAATCCGTCGAAGAGAAAGAACCCACAGCTGCTGAAGAACCCGAACTGGACGATGGTTccaccaagaagaagaaaaagaagaagggcAAAGGCGAATCGGAACAACCGGCCGATGAAAGTATGATGGACGAAAGTGTCGAAACGCCTGCGTCCggaaagaagaataaaaaatcgaaaacaaagaaaGTCGCGGAAGAAGAGGATGAGTAA